In Deinococcus ficus, a single genomic region encodes these proteins:
- a CDS encoding carbohydrate ABC transporter permease has translation MTTSPLPGPPRRRLRRGPAAPVLFVLPALLLTLVVIAFPLGYTLYQSMTNWVITSPNPPKFIGLANYAELLQDARALQSLGRTLLITVCSVSLQMVLGVAMALVMNKHFFGRGLFRTLALFPVVATPVAISLIFVTMMNPQTGVLNHFLTSLGLNAQQWIYAEKSVLPALILVDTWQWTPFVMLIALAGLATLPSEPYEAAKIDGANAWQTFWGITLPMLMPSLFVALLFRAIDTLKLFDTIYAMTQGGPGTASETINLYLYTLSFNYFRMGYASSMVIALLVLVLGITLLLIRARKLAEDRS, from the coding sequence ATGACCACGTCGCCCCTGCCTGGCCCTCCCCGCCGGCGCCTGAGGCGCGGGCCGGCCGCTCCGGTCCTGTTCGTTCTGCCGGCCCTGCTGCTGACCCTCGTCGTGATTGCCTTCCCGCTGGGCTACACCCTGTACCAGTCGATGACGAACTGGGTGATCACCAGCCCCAACCCCCCCAAGTTCATCGGGCTGGCCAACTACGCGGAGTTGCTGCAGGACGCCCGCGCGCTGCAGTCGCTGGGCCGGACGCTGCTGATCACGGTGTGCTCCGTGAGCCTGCAGATGGTGCTGGGCGTGGCCATGGCGCTGGTCATGAACAAACACTTCTTCGGACGCGGCCTGTTCCGGACCCTGGCCCTGTTCCCGGTCGTGGCGACGCCCGTGGCGATCTCCCTGATCTTCGTGACGATGATGAATCCCCAGACCGGGGTTCTGAACCACTTCCTGACCTCCCTGGGCCTGAACGCCCAGCAGTGGATCTACGCTGAGAAGAGCGTGCTGCCGGCGCTGATCCTGGTCGACACGTGGCAGTGGACCCCGTTCGTGATGCTGATCGCCCTGGCCGGGCTCGCCACCCTGCCCAGCGAGCCGTACGAGGCCGCGAAGATCGACGGGGCCAACGCTTGGCAGACCTTCTGGGGCATCACGCTGCCGATGCTGATGCCCTCGCTGTTCGTGGCGCTGCTGTTCCGGGCGATCGACACCCTGAAGCTCTTCGACACCATCTACGCGATGACGCAGGGCGGTCCCGGGACCGCTTCCGAGACCATCAACCTGTACCTGTACACCCTGAGCTTCAACTACTTCCGCATGGGGTACGCGTCCAGCATGGTCATCGCCCTCCTGGTGCTCGTCCTCGGGATCACGCTGCTGCTGATCCGCGCCCGGAAACTCGCGGAGGACCGCTCATGA
- a CDS encoding FGGY-family carbohydrate kinase: protein MTAPGPLLLGLDVGTYSSKGVLVTPDGDIVAQHVVAHEMSMPAAGHVEQDADAVWWADTQSLIRSLLQDVDPARVAGVACSAIGPTLLALDAEGRPLRPGILYGVDTRAGRQIDALNAELGEDAIFRHSQMALTSQAVGPKIRWLREHEPGVWARTRTLTTASSYLVYRLTGRHVMDHHTGAHFMPLYEPRTQQWSDTYRRSVLGDRDLDLLPELAWSDEKAGEVSAEASRLTGLRPGTPVAVGTVDALAEAISVGATGPGDLMLMYGSTTFFVLVQPSPTPDPRVWSVGGAFPGQVNLAAGMGTTGSLTRWLVDEFAREVPTEQAYDALFTEAADLPPGADGLLMLPYFSGERTPINDPQARGVIAGLRLSHTRAHLFRAALEGVGFGIRHNLETFADLGAQIRRVVAVGGGTKGRHWLQIVSDITGVAQEMTRVTLGASYGDAFLAGRAAGLLAHEDLQTWMKPQAPVLPDAQRKAAYDRLYPLYRELYTATRPVVHQLPA from the coding sequence ATGACCGCGCCCGGCCCGCTGCTGCTCGGCCTGGACGTCGGCACCTACTCCAGTAAGGGCGTGCTGGTCACGCCGGACGGGGACATTGTCGCCCAGCACGTCGTGGCGCACGAGATGTCCATGCCTGCCGCCGGGCATGTGGAACAGGACGCCGACGCGGTGTGGTGGGCCGACACGCAGTCCCTGATCCGGTCGCTGCTGCAGGACGTGGACCCCGCCCGCGTGGCCGGGGTCGCCTGCAGTGCCATCGGCCCGACCTTGCTGGCGCTGGACGCCGAGGGCCGGCCCCTGAGGCCGGGCATCCTGTACGGCGTGGACACGCGCGCCGGCAGGCAGATCGACGCGCTGAATGCCGAGCTCGGCGAGGACGCAATCTTCCGTCACAGCCAGATGGCCCTGACCAGCCAGGCGGTCGGGCCAAAGATCCGCTGGCTGCGCGAACACGAGCCCGGCGTGTGGGCGCGGACGCGCACCCTCACCACCGCCAGCAGCTACCTGGTCTACCGCCTGACCGGCCGGCACGTTATGGACCACCACACCGGGGCGCACTTCATGCCGCTCTACGAGCCCAGGACGCAGCAGTGGTCGGACACCTACCGCAGGTCGGTCCTGGGGGACCGGGACCTCGACCTCCTTCCCGAACTGGCCTGGAGTGACGAGAAGGCCGGTGAGGTGAGTGCCGAAGCGAGCCGGCTGACTGGGCTGCGCCCGGGCACCCCGGTGGCGGTGGGCACCGTGGACGCCCTGGCCGAGGCGATCAGCGTCGGCGCGACCGGGCCGGGTGACCTGATGCTGATGTACGGCTCCACCACCTTCTTCGTGCTGGTGCAGCCCTCGCCCACCCCGGACCCGAGGGTGTGGTCGGTGGGAGGCGCGTTCCCCGGCCAGGTCAACCTCGCGGCGGGCATGGGCACCACCGGCAGCCTGACCCGCTGGCTGGTGGACGAGTTCGCCCGGGAAGTCCCGACGGAGCAGGCGTACGACGCGCTGTTCACCGAGGCAGCCGACCTGCCCCCGGGCGCCGACGGCCTGTTGATGCTGCCCTACTTCAGCGGGGAGCGCACGCCCATCAACGATCCCCAGGCGCGGGGCGTCATCGCGGGGCTTCGGTTGTCGCACACGCGCGCCCACCTGTTCCGCGCGGCCCTGGAAGGCGTCGGCTTCGGGATCCGCCACAACCTGGAGACCTTCGCCGACCTCGGCGCCCAGATCCGCCGCGTGGTCGCCGTGGGCGGCGGAACGAAGGGCCGCCACTGGCTGCAGATCGTCAGCGACATCACCGGCGTGGCGCAGGAAATGACCCGCGTCACCCTGGGCGCCAGTTACGGCGACGCGTTCCTCGCCGGCCGCGCCGCCGGCCTGCTGGCGCACGAGGACCTGCAGACGTGGATGAAGCCGCAGGCACCTGTCCTGCCTGACGCGCAGAGGAAGGCCGCGTACGACCGGCTCTACCCGCTCTA
- a CDS encoding ABC transporter substrate-binding protein, whose protein sequence is MVKSPWSDILQDRLGEFEKLSGINVNLSVLPEQQARQKLAIDFASGGRTVDVFDSSLTVEKARFAQAGWYEPLNKYMVAGKLDPTYRFDDFFTSARTAVKTQDGSIIGLPWKADVQVLYYRKDLFAQAGLKVPTTLDELEAAAAKLHVPGKMYGYAARGLKNANAYTFAFPLQAFGGRWVDGKGNSTVNNAQAVKALNWYSSMLKKFAPPSVISYNWSEVLGLFQQEQLAMFNDGIGFAVQLEDKSMSKVAGKVGYAVLPGRLAPATYNALAMSSRSGNKDAAFLFMQWATNRAFDKFLVEHGVTSPRQSSWTTATNKPLETIPWAKTYFDALKVAKPAFPEVPPVQEMRDTVGIAIVQAIQGAASKPALDQANRDFQSALNSAK, encoded by the coding sequence GTGGTCAAGAGCCCCTGGTCGGACATCCTGCAAGACCGGCTGGGCGAATTTGAGAAGCTCAGCGGCATCAACGTGAACCTGAGCGTGCTTCCCGAGCAGCAGGCCCGGCAGAAGCTCGCCATCGACTTTGCGTCCGGCGGGCGCACGGTCGACGTGTTCGATTCCAGCCTGACCGTCGAAAAAGCCCGCTTCGCCCAGGCTGGCTGGTACGAACCCCTCAACAAGTACATGGTCGCCGGCAAGCTCGACCCCACCTACCGCTTCGACGACTTCTTCACGTCCGCCCGCACGGCCGTGAAAACCCAGGACGGCAGCATCATCGGCCTGCCCTGGAAAGCGGACGTCCAGGTGCTGTACTACCGCAAGGATCTGTTCGCGCAGGCCGGCCTCAAGGTGCCGACCACCCTCGACGAACTCGAGGCCGCCGCCGCGAAACTCCACGTTCCCGGGAAGATGTACGGCTACGCGGCCCGCGGATTGAAAAATGCCAACGCCTACACCTTCGCGTTCCCCCTGCAGGCCTTCGGTGGCCGGTGGGTGGACGGCAAGGGCAACTCCACGGTGAACAACGCCCAGGCGGTCAAGGCCCTGAACTGGTACAGCAGCATGCTGAAGAAGTTCGCCCCGCCCAGCGTCATCAGCTACAACTGGAGCGAGGTGCTGGGCCTCTTCCAGCAAGAGCAGCTCGCCATGTTCAACGACGGGATCGGCTTCGCCGTGCAGCTTGAAGACAAGAGCATGTCCAAGGTCGCCGGGAAGGTCGGGTATGCCGTGCTGCCCGGACGCCTGGCCCCCGCCACCTACAACGCCCTGGCGATGTCCTCGCGCAGTGGCAACAAGGACGCGGCGTTCCTGTTTATGCAGTGGGCCACGAACCGCGCGTTCGACAAGTTCCTGGTGGAGCACGGCGTGACCTCACCAAGGCAGTCGAGCTGGACGACCGCCACCAACAAACCCCTCGAGACCATTCCCTGGGCCAAGACGTACTTCGACGCGCTGAAAGTCGCCAAGCCGGCCTTCCCGGAAGTGCCCCCCGTGCAGGAGATGCGCGACACCGTCGGCATCGCCATCGTGCAGGCCATTCAGGGCGCGGCGTCCAAACCGGCCCTGGACCAGGCCAACCGCGACTTCCAGTCCGCGCTGAACAGCGCCAAGTAA
- a CDS encoding ribokinase, translating to MRGRRVIMVAGSLNMDFAVHVKALPAPGETVTGSPYLVSPGGKGANQAVACARAGAAVKFVGCVGADAHGDTLQKALQADGIDTAHLRRVNAPTGAAFVTVAASGENAIVVSGGANHALDGSDLPELTGVTHLILQLESPLPAVCAFAQAAQDAGVHVTLNAAPAQALPDSLLHLVDLLVVNAGELAALGAAQTGLDLEGQLEALAGRGPRAIVVTLGEDGAACWSDGRVQRTAAFGVQAVDTTGAGDTFVGVLVASLPLMPLAAAVRRASAAAALSCTQPGAQLSMPFSPAIDRLASTATL from the coding sequence ATGCGGGGCCGCCGCGTGATCATGGTGGCCGGGAGTCTCAACATGGATTTCGCCGTGCACGTGAAGGCCCTGCCGGCCCCGGGGGAAACGGTGACGGGCAGCCCGTACCTGGTCAGCCCCGGGGGCAAGGGCGCCAACCAGGCCGTCGCCTGCGCCCGCGCCGGTGCGGCGGTGAAGTTTGTCGGCTGCGTCGGCGCGGACGCCCATGGAGACACACTGCAAAAGGCCCTGCAGGCCGACGGAATCGACACGGCGCACCTGCGGCGCGTGAACGCGCCGACCGGCGCCGCGTTCGTCACCGTCGCGGCCAGCGGGGAGAACGCCATCGTCGTGTCCGGCGGAGCGAATCACGCCCTGGACGGTTCCGACCTCCCGGAGCTGACCGGCGTCACCCACCTGATCCTCCAGCTGGAAAGTCCGCTGCCGGCCGTCTGCGCCTTCGCTCAGGCCGCGCAGGACGCCGGGGTGCACGTCACCCTGAACGCCGCGCCTGCTCAGGCGCTTCCGGACAGCCTGCTCCACCTGGTGGACCTGCTGGTCGTGAACGCCGGTGAACTTGCGGCGCTCGGCGCCGCCCAGACCGGGCTGGACCTTGAGGGACAGCTCGAAGCGCTGGCGGGCCGGGGGCCGCGTGCCATCGTGGTCACCCTGGGGGAAGACGGCGCCGCGTGCTGGTCGGACGGCCGGGTTCAACGCACGGCGGCCTTCGGCGTCCAGGCGGTGGATACGACCGGCGCCGGCGACACCTTCGTAGGCGTCCTGGTGGCCTCCCTGCCCTTGATGCCTCTGGCCGCTGCCGTCCGGCGGGCCTCTGCCGCGGCTGCCCTGAGCTGCACGCAGCCTGGCGCGCAGCTCAGCATGCCGTTCTCACCGGCTATCGACCGGCTTGCCAGCACGGCAACACTCTGA
- a CDS encoding dihydrodipicolinate synthase family protein: MPHTTPSDFHVRGLVVPIVTPYSPHGDLDLAQAEALARFYASQGVPALFPGGTTGEFALLTLNEREALLEAVVRGVQSSGNTGTQIIAHTGAATLDEVLRLSRHAQAQGVPAVAVVTPYYYAYEDAALLAFYQAVCRALPGLAVYAYTIPQRAGNSMSPASVAELGREPNFAGIKDSSGDMHRLLALTEVPGLSVLAGADDLCFPFMTSGGDGLVSGPGGVVPELFLAFFAALSANDTGRALTLARHIREFSRIIRGGGRIDYLKAGLDWRGLTNGPSRPPLPNLTAEERRSLTQQLDRFAQDLDADGVTLSGAARQDAAV, translated from the coding sequence ATGCCCCATACGACTCCGTCCGATTTTCACGTTCGTGGCCTGGTGGTCCCGATCGTCACCCCGTACTCCCCGCACGGCGACCTGGATCTCGCGCAGGCCGAGGCGCTGGCGCGGTTCTACGCCAGTCAGGGGGTGCCCGCGCTGTTTCCTGGCGGCACGACCGGCGAGTTCGCCCTGCTGACGCTGAATGAGCGCGAAGCCCTGCTGGAGGCGGTCGTCCGCGGCGTCCAGTCCAGCGGGAACACGGGCACGCAGATCATCGCCCATACCGGCGCCGCAACGCTGGACGAGGTGCTGAGGCTCAGCCGGCACGCTCAGGCGCAGGGGGTGCCGGCCGTGGCGGTCGTCACACCCTACTACTACGCTTACGAAGACGCGGCCCTGCTGGCGTTCTACCAGGCGGTCTGCCGGGCCCTGCCCGGGCTGGCGGTGTACGCCTACACCATCCCCCAGCGGGCCGGTAACTCCATGTCGCCGGCGAGCGTGGCCGAGCTGGGCCGCGAGCCCAACTTCGCGGGCATCAAGGATTCCAGCGGCGACATGCACCGTCTGCTGGCCCTGACCGAAGTGCCCGGACTGAGCGTGCTGGCGGGCGCGGACGACCTGTGCTTCCCGTTCATGACCAGCGGCGGGGACGGCCTGGTGTCCGGACCGGGCGGCGTGGTGCCGGAACTGTTCCTGGCCTTCTTCGCCGCGCTGAGCGCCAATGACACCGGCCGGGCGCTGACGCTGGCCCGGCACATCCGGGAATTCAGCCGGATCATCCGGGGCGGCGGCCGGATCGATTACCTGAAAGCCGGCCTGGACTGGCGGGGCCTGACCAACGGCCCGTCGCGTCCGCCGCTGCCGAACCTGACCGCCGAAGAGCGGCGCAGCCTGACGCAGCAGCTCGACCGCTTCGCCCAGGACCTGGATGCCGATGGGGTGACGCTGAGTGGCGCCGCCCGCCAGGACGCGGCGGTCTGA
- a CDS encoding carbohydrate ABC transporter permease produces MTVTEVRSTAAAAPRRKTRAHPLLAHVLPLLVSAFFIVPIVFVFYWMVSMSFQTQVEISASPPTFWSAQPTTEWYSQLMRRMPFLQYTWNSLVVGVCATTIGLAIGLPAAYAIARWRLTKLSTLFLITRITPAISFLIPWYIIAKRLDLGDSLVIITLLHITITLPLIIWIMIGFFEALPPDLEQAATVDGCNAWQSFALVAVPLVKPGIVAAVILAFIQSWNNFLFAAVLGGPGSQTLPVTVYGMLSFEQANWGPLAAAATLVCLPVIVGTIFFQRQLVEGLTAGAMKG; encoded by the coding sequence ATGACCGTCACCGAAGTCCGCTCCACGGCCGCGGCCGCGCCCCGCCGCAAGACCCGGGCCCATCCCCTCCTGGCGCACGTCCTGCCCCTGCTGGTCTCGGCGTTTTTCATCGTGCCGATCGTGTTCGTCTTCTACTGGATGGTGTCGATGTCATTCCAGACGCAGGTGGAAATCAGCGCCAGCCCACCCACCTTCTGGTCCGCGCAGCCCACCACCGAGTGGTACAGCCAGCTGATGCGCCGGATGCCCTTCTTGCAGTACACCTGGAACAGCCTGGTGGTGGGCGTGTGCGCCACGACCATCGGCCTGGCCATCGGCCTGCCGGCCGCTTACGCCATCGCCCGCTGGCGGCTCACGAAACTCAGCACGCTGTTCCTGATCACGCGCATCACGCCGGCCATCAGCTTCCTGATTCCCTGGTACATCATCGCCAAACGGCTGGACCTGGGTGACTCGCTCGTCATCATCACGCTGCTGCACATCACGATCACCCTGCCGCTGATCATCTGGATCATGATCGGGTTTTTCGAGGCCCTGCCGCCGGACCTCGAGCAGGCCGCCACCGTGGACGGCTGCAACGCCTGGCAGTCCTTCGCCCTGGTGGCCGTTCCCCTGGTCAAGCCGGGCATCGTGGCCGCGGTCATCCTGGCGTTCATTCAGTCCTGGAACAACTTCCTGTTCGCCGCGGTGCTGGGCGGTCCCGGATCGCAGACGCTGCCGGTGACGGTGTACGGCATGCTGAGCTTCGAGCAGGCCAACTGGGGCCCGCTGGCCGCGGCCGCCACGCTGGTGTGCCTGCCCGTGATCGTGGGCACCATCTTCTTCCAGCGCCAGCTGGTCGAGGGCCTGACCGCCGGCGCCATGAAGGGCTGA
- a CDS encoding fucose isomerase: protein MTMSPLPLTEAYLVASGDMRLAANQQCWPAQVQMETQLTQALAALGVQVTRAHGTDPEEGHGFISSQRMGMDVFQRIPKDAPVIVAEAVWQYSHHVLAGLRAHRGPVLTVANWSGQWPGLVGLLNLNGSLTKMNVPYSTLWSEDFQDEFFVSRLAEWVQTGRVTHDRSHMRPFSPQEVPEAHRALGTQLAEALRERQAILGIFDEGCMGMYNAVIDDELLNPLGLYKERLSQSALYAAMQQVTDAEAQAALDWLLERGMRFAWGDDPATELTRAQTLDQLRMYVAAVRIAAQFGCDAIGIQYQQGLKDLAPASDLAEGLLNNPERPPVYDPRTGAELYAGEALPHFNEVDEGAAVDGLLTHQVWTALGLNPANTLHDLRWGEDHQGRFVWVFMISGAAPAAHFSSGYAEASSERQPPMFFAQGGGTLKGESRPGALVWSRVYVRGGRLHLDVGLGEAVSLPEAEVQRRWAMTTPQWPIMNAVLEGVSRDQMMAQHQANHIQVAYAPSRDEALQALQVKAAMMDALGVTVHLCGLPA from the coding sequence ATGACGATGTCCCCGCTTCCTTTGACTGAAGCCTACCTGGTCGCCAGTGGCGACATGCGCCTCGCCGCGAACCAGCAGTGCTGGCCGGCGCAGGTCCAGATGGAGACGCAACTGACGCAGGCCCTGGCGGCCCTGGGGGTGCAGGTCACCCGGGCGCACGGGACCGACCCCGAGGAGGGCCACGGCTTCATCTCGTCGCAGCGCATGGGGATGGACGTGTTCCAGCGCATTCCCAAGGACGCGCCGGTAATTGTCGCCGAAGCGGTGTGGCAGTACAGCCACCATGTCCTCGCCGGGCTGCGCGCGCACCGCGGCCCGGTCCTGACCGTGGCCAACTGGAGCGGGCAGTGGCCCGGCCTGGTGGGGCTGCTCAATCTCAACGGCAGCCTCACGAAGATGAACGTCCCCTACAGCACGCTGTGGAGCGAGGACTTCCAGGACGAGTTCTTCGTGTCCCGGCTCGCCGAATGGGTGCAGACCGGCCGGGTGACGCACGACCGGTCGCACATGCGGCCCTTTTCCCCTCAGGAAGTGCCCGAGGCTCACCGGGCGCTCGGCACGCAACTGGCCGAGGCCCTGCGGGAGCGTCAGGCCATCCTCGGCATCTTCGACGAGGGATGCATGGGGATGTACAACGCGGTGATCGACGACGAACTGCTCAATCCCCTCGGGCTGTACAAGGAGCGCCTCAGCCAGTCCGCCCTCTACGCCGCCATGCAGCAGGTCACCGACGCGGAAGCCCAGGCGGCCCTCGACTGGCTGCTGGAGCGCGGCATGCGTTTTGCCTGGGGAGACGACCCGGCCACCGAACTGACCCGCGCGCAAACCCTGGACCAGCTCCGGATGTACGTGGCCGCCGTGCGCATCGCCGCACAGTTCGGCTGCGACGCCATCGGCATCCAGTATCAGCAGGGCCTCAAGGACCTCGCCCCGGCCAGTGACCTCGCCGAAGGTCTCCTGAACAACCCCGAGCGGCCCCCGGTGTACGACCCGAGAACCGGGGCGGAACTGTACGCCGGCGAGGCCCTGCCGCACTTCAACGAGGTCGATGAGGGCGCGGCCGTCGACGGCCTGCTGACGCATCAGGTGTGGACCGCTCTGGGCCTGAACCCGGCCAACACCCTGCATGACCTGCGGTGGGGTGAGGACCACCAGGGCCGGTTCGTGTGGGTGTTCATGATCTCCGGCGCCGCGCCCGCCGCGCATTTCAGCAGTGGGTACGCGGAGGCCTCCAGCGAGCGTCAGCCGCCCATGTTCTTCGCGCAGGGGGGCGGCACCCTCAAGGGAGAAAGCCGGCCAGGGGCCCTGGTGTGGTCGCGCGTGTACGTCAGGGGCGGCCGGTTGCACCTGGACGTGGGCCTGGGCGAGGCGGTCTCGCTGCCTGAGGCAGAAGTGCAGCGCCGCTGGGCCATGACCACGCCGCAGTGGCCGATCATGAACGCGGTGCTGGAGGGGGTCAGCCGGGACCAGATGATGGCCCAGCATCAGGCCAACCACATCCAGGTGGCGTATGCGCCCAGCCGCGACGAGGCCCTGCAGGCCCTTCAGGTGAAGGCCGCGATGATGGACGCGCTGGGCGTCACCGTCCACCTCTGCGGACTGCCGGCATGA